The Oceanispirochaeta sp. M1 genome includes a region encoding these proteins:
- a CDS encoding flavodoxin domain-containing protein yields MEKVLIVYGSKQGKTEAMASFISSVLEERKIPVTCKNVFEVKPAELLQYKFILLGSSTWSDGDLQSDFIDFEREMDDLDLKGHFGAVFGSGSSRFRFFCEAVRILESKLRSLGSRIMLPSLMVNDLEGRTEEESREWAAVLADEIEQIN; encoded by the coding sequence ATGGAAAAAGTACTCATTGTCTACGGGAGTAAACAGGGGAAGACAGAGGCAATGGCTTCATTTATTTCCTCTGTCCTTGAAGAGCGTAAAATTCCCGTAACCTGTAAAAATGTGTTTGAAGTAAAACCTGCAGAACTGTTGCAATATAAATTCATACTCCTGGGCAGTTCCACCTGGAGTGACGGAGACCTGCAGTCCGATTTCATAGACTTTGAACGTGAAATGGATGACCTGGATCTAAAGGGTCATTTTGGGGCCGTATTCGGTTCAGGAAGTTCACGCTTCCGTTTTTTCTGTGAAGCAGTCAGAATTCTTGAATCAAAACTCAGAAGCCTGGGAAGCCGTATAATGCTCCCCTCTCTTATGGTTAATGATCTTGAAGGTCGTACAGAGGAAGAGAGTAGAGAATGGGCCGCTGTTTTAGCGGATGAAATAGAACAGATTAATTAG
- a CDS encoding efflux RND transporter periplasmic adaptor subunit has protein sequence MTVKKMVYIGFLLLLPLILLLNSGFLYVEGALHDNSIISESASIEESSIQENLLEEEVSALTVEVRTEYLLLSGEVRPMDEVDIFPETQGKVREMRIEAGDSVITDQILAMIDPSRPGMNYTLSPVKSSIRGTVTAVYADPGAFITAGQPLCRIGTLSQLEVEVYVPEGSIDDVYKGMTALVSSPVLPGLNESLVLNQISPVVDPLSRCMKVVFVPEKKSSRLKSGMFVDLTIPLE, from the coding sequence ATGACAGTTAAGAAAATGGTATATATAGGATTTCTCCTGCTGCTTCCTCTGATTCTTCTTCTGAACAGTGGATTTTTATATGTAGAAGGGGCATTGCATGATAATTCTATAATCTCTGAATCAGCCTCGATTGAGGAGTCTTCAATTCAGGAAAATCTTCTGGAAGAGGAAGTCAGTGCTTTGACTGTTGAAGTCAGGACTGAGTATCTGCTTCTTTCAGGTGAAGTCCGTCCCATGGATGAAGTCGATATTTTTCCTGAAACTCAGGGGAAGGTCAGGGAGATGAGAATTGAAGCCGGAGACAGTGTTATCACTGATCAGATTTTAGCGATGATCGATCCCTCCCGACCCGGGATGAACTATACACTCAGTCCGGTTAAGTCATCCATAAGAGGTACTGTCACTGCCGTATATGCTGATCCTGGAGCCTTTATTACAGCGGGTCAGCCCTTGTGTAGAATCGGAACCCTCTCTCAGCTTGAGGTTGAAGTGTATGTTCCCGAAGGTTCCATTGATGATGTTTATAAAGGAATGACAGCGCTTGTCAGTTCTCCGGTCCTTCCTGGACTAAATGAATCCCTTGTCCTTAATCAGATTTCTCCTGTTGTAGATCCCTTGAGCCGCTGTATGAAAGTTGTATTTGTACCTGAGAAAAAAAGCAGCCGACTGAAGTCCGGTATGTTTGTAGACCTTACGATTCCTTTGGAGTAG
- a CDS encoding thioesterase family protein: protein MGKSFNDLMNKSVTLQKSVANKDTYDGLLSTAALAKLMLDTSWSLLDRELHSGVTSVCSMIQITHEEPTVAGEAVTVEATVKKVEENKILIALKAVDETGIIAHGLNERLIVDRTSLKTLADQRSALLRTIL, encoded by the coding sequence ATGGGAAAAAGTTTTAATGACTTAATGAACAAGTCCGTTACCCTTCAGAAAAGTGTTGCCAACAAGGATACCTATGACGGACTACTATCAACTGCAGCTCTGGCAAAACTGATGCTGGATACATCCTGGTCATTACTGGACAGAGAACTTCACAGCGGAGTGACCTCAGTCTGCAGCATGATTCAGATCACCCATGAGGAACCCACTGTTGCCGGTGAAGCTGTTACAGTGGAAGCAACTGTCAAGAAGGTTGAAGAGAACAAAATTCTCATAGCCCTCAAAGCAGTTGATGAAACAGGTATTATTGCCCATGGCCTCAATGAGCGGCTCATCGTTGACCGAACGAGTCTAAAGACTCTTGCGGACCAGAGATCGGCACTCCTTAGAACTATTCTGTAG
- the leuD gene encoding 3-isopropylmalate dehydratase small subunit — MNEKAIRELNGLGVSVPGNDIDTDRIIPARFLKEITFSRMGEYPFFDERFNEDGSEKDHPFNKNKDASFLIGNDNFGCGSSREHAPQALLRWGIEVVLAESLAEIFAGNCAMIGLAAVTLNAGDIKEIQTAVERDSSIRLSLDLMSKKVHCGERIYEINIPESRRQALTEGTWDNTSLLLDRLDKAKATAASLPYMNNFNS, encoded by the coding sequence ATGAATGAGAAAGCAATAAGAGAACTTAATGGATTGGGAGTTTCAGTGCCCGGCAATGATATTGATACAGATCGGATAATCCCGGCCCGCTTCCTGAAAGAGATCACTTTTTCAAGAATGGGTGAATATCCCTTCTTCGATGAGCGTTTTAATGAAGACGGTTCAGAAAAGGATCATCCCTTTAATAAAAACAAAGATGCATCTTTTCTCATAGGCAATGACAACTTCGGCTGCGGTTCCAGCCGTGAACATGCACCCCAGGCCCTTCTTCGATGGGGAATAGAAGTCGTTCTGGCGGAATCTCTGGCAGAGATATTTGCAGGCAACTGCGCCATGATCGGCCTGGCTGCGGTAACCCTCAATGCGGGAGACATCAAAGAAATTCAGACAGCCGTAGAAAGGGACAGCAGCATTAGGCTCAGCCTCGATCTTATGAGTAAAAAAGTCCATTGCGGGGAAAGAATATACGAAATCAATATTCCTGAATCACGCAGACAGGCTCTGACAGAAGGAACCTGGGACAACACATCTCTTCTGCTTGATCGCCTCGATAAGGCAAAGGCAACTGCAGCTTCTCTACCCTATATGAATAATTTTAATTCATGA
- a CDS encoding pseudouridine synthase: MISIIREEKDFYVCEKEAGQDFHNSDDGLGFFSLLKKQMKEIYPEETLYPVHRLDKVTSGLILAARNKEAASGLGELISSGGIEKIYLALSDKKPRKKQGWITGDMERSRRGQWILTRGRSNPARSYFFSRSVRPGLRLFFVRIYTGKTHQIRVALKSLGSPILGDPLYYASGPEADRCYLHSWRMKFQWKNQYFDLESRPLSGPLFEELNLLGPDLLRGSCPVFP; encoded by the coding sequence ATGATAAGTATTATCAGAGAAGAAAAAGACTTTTATGTCTGTGAAAAAGAGGCAGGTCAGGATTTTCATAATTCAGATGATGGCCTCGGCTTTTTCTCTCTTCTAAAGAAACAGATGAAAGAGATATACCCTGAAGAGACTCTTTATCCTGTACATCGTCTGGACAAAGTTACCTCCGGACTGATCCTTGCTGCGAGGAATAAGGAAGCTGCTTCCGGTCTTGGAGAATTGATCTCTTCGGGGGGGATTGAAAAAATTTACCTGGCTCTTTCTGATAAGAAACCCCGTAAAAAACAGGGTTGGATTACAGGGGATATGGAGCGTTCCCGCAGGGGACAGTGGATTCTCACACGGGGCAGGAGTAATCCGGCACGGAGTTATTTTTTCAGTCGCTCTGTCAGGCCGGGACTTCGTCTTTTTTTTGTAAGGATTTATACGGGAAAAACCCATCAGATTCGGGTCGCCCTTAAAAGTCTGGGATCTCCCATATTGGGAGACCCCCTCTATTATGCCTCGGGACCCGAGGCTGATCGATGCTATCTCCATTCCTGGAGAATGAAGTTTCAGTGGAAAAATCAGTACTTCGATTTAGAATCACGTCCTCTGTCGGGACCCTTGTTTGAAGAGTTGAATCTGCTGGGACCGGATCTTCTGCGTGGTTCATGCCCGGTTTTCCCCTGA
- a CDS encoding redox-sensing transcriptional repressor Rex, which produces MKLNSYVNIPLPTLKRFPVYLGLLKECRDQGEEWISASYIAGRLNLKSIQVRKDLSCTGVVGKPKKGFLISEMMEAISFYLGEGNLSDVLLVGVGNLGKALLADRRLTRHGFEIVAAFDVDEKIVGTEIAEHKVYAMDKLSDLIKRMGIKVAILTVPEKEAQPIADKLVEAGILGIWNFSSLFLDVKCEVTVINEDLGARLALLAGRVTHGSGCGDKTSATSLGSLSFKK; this is translated from the coding sequence ATGAAACTCAATTCATATGTCAATATACCCTTACCTACCTTAAAACGTTTTCCTGTTTACCTCGGGCTTTTAAAAGAGTGCCGTGATCAGGGAGAAGAATGGATTTCCGCCAGTTATATTGCGGGAAGACTAAATCTGAAATCAATTCAGGTTCGAAAGGACCTGAGCTGTACTGGCGTTGTCGGTAAACCTAAAAAGGGATTTCTTATCAGCGAAATGATGGAGGCAATCTCCTTTTATCTAGGAGAAGGCAATCTTTCGGATGTACTCCTCGTGGGAGTGGGAAATCTGGGGAAAGCTTTATTGGCCGATCGCCGCCTGACCCGACATGGTTTTGAAATTGTCGCCGCATTTGATGTGGATGAAAAAATAGTAGGAACCGAAATCGCAGAGCATAAGGTTTACGCCATGGATAAACTCTCCGATCTTATCAAGCGCATGGGCATCAAGGTGGCTATTCTGACTGTCCCTGAAAAAGAGGCCCAGCCCATAGCAGATAAACTGGTTGAGGCGGGTATCCTCGGTATCTGGAATTTTTCATCCCTCTTTCTGGATGTGAAGTGTGAAGTAACTGTGATCAATGAAGACCTTGGTGCCCGCCTTGCTCTTCTGGCAGGACGGGTAACTCACGGTTCAGGCTGTGGGGACAAAACAAGTGCCACAAGCCTGGGAAGTCTTTCATTTAAGAAATGA
- the leuC gene encoding 3-isopropylmalate dehydratase large subunit, translating to MAEKTLYNKVWNAHNVGTLPTGQNQILIGLHLVHEVTSPQAFDALREEGLAVAFPNRTFATCDHIVPTTSAQRPFEDEQAEEMMEALERNTEDFGITFYDPPSGKQGVVHIVGPELGLTQPGMTIACGDSHTSTHGAFGTLAFGIGTSQVRDVLATGCLTMDTLKVRRIEVKGKLSKGVTPKDVILYIINKLGVRGGLGYAYEYAGDVFDSMTMEGRMTVCNMSIEGGARIGYINPDETTYEYLKGREHSPTAEAWERAVSWWKTLPSEADASYDDIVVFNAGDISPMVSWGITPSQSVAADERLPLLEGLEANQRKSFEEAYAHMKLTPGQKAVELPVQVAFIGSCTNGRISDLRAAAEIVKGKKINPSVRGIIVPGSIPVRLQAMKEGLDIIFEDAGFEWRQAGCSMCLAMNPDKLEGDEISASSSNRNFIGRQGSAAGRTLLMSPVMVAAAALAGHVQDIREIL from the coding sequence ATGGCTGAAAAGACACTCTATAATAAAGTCTGGAATGCACATAATGTGGGAACTCTTCCTACAGGGCAGAACCAGATACTCATTGGTCTTCATCTTGTACATGAAGTAACCAGTCCACAGGCCTTCGATGCTCTCAGAGAAGAGGGATTAGCTGTTGCCTTTCCCAACAGAACATTCGCTACATGCGATCATATAGTACCAACCACTTCAGCCCAGCGTCCCTTCGAAGATGAACAGGCCGAGGAGATGATGGAGGCTCTCGAGAGGAATACTGAAGATTTCGGGATTACATTTTATGATCCGCCCTCAGGAAAACAGGGAGTCGTTCATATTGTAGGTCCCGAGTTGGGACTGACCCAGCCGGGAATGACCATTGCCTGTGGAGATTCTCATACCTCAACACACGGTGCCTTCGGAACACTGGCATTCGGAATAGGAACAAGCCAGGTAAGGGATGTACTGGCCACAGGCTGCCTTACCATGGATACCCTCAAAGTAAGAAGAATTGAGGTAAAGGGAAAACTGTCAAAGGGCGTTACCCCCAAGGATGTAATCCTATATATCATCAATAAACTCGGTGTCCGGGGCGGTCTGGGCTATGCCTATGAATACGCAGGCGATGTATTCGACTCCATGACCATGGAAGGAAGGATGACTGTCTGCAACATGTCCATTGAGGGCGGTGCCAGAATCGGCTATATAAACCCCGATGAGACAACATATGAATACCTGAAGGGCAGGGAACACAGCCCGACGGCTGAAGCCTGGGAGAGGGCGGTCAGCTGGTGGAAAACTCTTCCTTCAGAGGCTGATGCATCCTATGACGATATCGTTGTTTTCAATGCCGGGGATATATCACCTATGGTCAGCTGGGGAATTACTCCGTCCCAGAGTGTGGCAGCCGATGAAAGGCTGCCCCTGCTTGAGGGTCTTGAAGCTAATCAGCGAAAATCCTTCGAAGAGGCCTATGCCCATATGAAACTCACACCCGGCCAGAAAGCTGTAGAACTGCCGGTGCAGGTTGCTTTTATCGGGAGCTGTACCAATGGTAGGATTTCTGACCTCAGAGCTGCGGCGGAAATTGTAAAAGGAAAAAAAATAAATCCCTCAGTCAGAGGTATCATCGTCCCCGGGTCCATACCGGTCAGACTCCAGGCTATGAAAGAGGGACTGGATATTATTTTTGAAGATGCCGGTTTTGAGTGGAGACAGGCGGGATGCTCCATGTGTCTGGCCATGAATCCGGACAAGCTGGAAGGAGATGAAATATCTGCAAGTTCCAGTAACAGAAACTTTATCGGCCGACAGGGAAGTGCTGCCGGACGAACCCTGCTTATGTCTCCTGTAATGGTGGCGGCGGCGGCATTGGCCGGACATGTTCAGGATATCAGGGAGATTTTATAG
- a CDS encoding response regulator transcription factor, translated as MKASVLVVEDEKDIAELIKLYLEKEGIDVLLAADGEMGLEFIRGSLDVDLVVLDLNLPGLDGFEFLQILRKDLDIPVVIVSARHEDGDMIMGFGIGADDFVAKPFSPRVLAARVRAHLRRRNSEKSEPDTNIIHFGKCVLDKKALSLFKEGQRVSLSPREIQVLIYLAEEPGSPRSQQDIYDAVWGQDFGDLNTVSVHIQRLRQKLEDEPSNPCYIKNVYGFGYTLISAAGEES; from the coding sequence ATGAAAGCGTCAGTCCTTGTTGTAGAAGATGAAAAAGACATTGCTGAACTCATAAAACTATATCTGGAAAAAGAGGGAATTGATGTTCTTCTGGCTGCTGATGGAGAAATGGGTCTTGAGTTTATCCGGGGTTCTCTTGACGTGGATCTGGTTGTTCTTGATCTTAACCTCCCTGGGTTGGACGGTTTTGAATTCCTTCAAATTTTAAGAAAAGATCTGGATATCCCTGTTGTTATCGTATCCGCCCGGCATGAGGATGGAGATATGATAATGGGCTTCGGCATTGGTGCGGATGATTTTGTTGCAAAGCCTTTTTCTCCGCGTGTTCTGGCGGCCCGGGTTCGGGCCCATCTCCGTCGTAGAAATTCTGAAAAATCTGAGCCTGATACGAATATTATCCATTTTGGAAAATGTGTTCTTGATAAAAAAGCCCTTTCTCTTTTTAAAGAGGGACAGCGGGTATCTCTCAGTCCCAGAGAAATCCAGGTTCTGATCTACCTTGCCGAGGAACCCGGAAGTCCCCGTTCTCAACAGGATATCTATGATGCGGTCTGGGGGCAGGACTTCGGTGACCTGAATACAGTTAGTGTCCATATCCAGAGGCTGAGGCAAAAGCTGGAGGATGAACCCTCCAATCCTTGCTATATAAAAAATGTTTATGGATTCGGTTATACCCTTATCAGCGCAGCCGGGGAGGAATCATGA
- a CDS encoding efflux RND transporter permease subunit codes for MNIFKFILKHPLAVITLFCLMSILGLLMVFSIPMDLYPEFNPPVLTVVTIYPQATPEEVEDQITRPLEESLGSLSGLDQISSYSGNSVSRIVLEFNLGLDMISIENDIRSRLGQLQLGLPAEAEIPVLYKFDMNDEPIVELAIRASEGRDLQEIYSLSKKDIKSSFEQLEGVAAAELKGIREELVEVSVIRNRLEAFSLNLTILAGMISGQNRKLGSGSLDEDGIEYSIQADGEFSSLDDIRTTVLSSSPGGGSIRVQNLAAVYKTLEDPDDLVTLDGTPAIRISILKQSDANVVQTTDRVLAHARVVNETLPDGFELIVVSESTGLIRLVISTIMSSGLLGGLLAMSVILFFLHRIRPTIIIFISIPVSLLIAVGVLGVMGKTLNILTMGGLILGLGMIVDGSIVVLENIMGYFEKGVPLKSAAMQGAREMASPITGSTLTSICVFLPLLFMADDLDILGVMFKDMALSVILALSASLAVSLFLVPVLSLLLLGRKGGRTGKGSSLGHKGYLSRGIEKFLTVFEGAYVSLLGKALKNRGLVLITALVLLLSSFLLVPHLGWKFLPNTGEESFIVDVEFPMGTSLGKSEEILLEISGMMKEKIPWLKAVLVTADTGGGRIKGILPPLDQRALSYEEMKSNLRSELQRWPEGDFEFISTDMATEIGNSGKLIVLIKGESLDDMIETEENLAHIFESRDEILEFSSDREKPRPELSISFFRDRAFELGISMEQGAAEVRAALTGLKATEFREDGESLDVVVRLRPEDRSGRQDLQRVFLMNPRGVRVPLSNIARLEEGTIPGGIRRDNQTRTFKLSATVDPQYEVDELQSIVQSLIASQLILPDGVQLGYGGEMEDVETYGKSLIYIFALAVLLVFAVMVCQFESLKSPFIIILVLPFMFIGIILIFLLMGLAINMITIIAAVMLAGIVVNNGIVMVDYTKLLRDRGACLENACLESGRSRLRPVLMTTLTTILAMVPIGFFPGEGGAMLQPLGMTIVGGLAISTVATLFLIPVLYSLFHRREEKAVEKSVV; via the coding sequence TTGAATATTTTTAAGTTTATCCTCAAACATCCCTTAGCCGTGATAACTCTCTTCTGTCTGATGTCCATTCTGGGATTACTCATGGTATTCAGTATTCCCATGGATCTCTATCCTGAGTTTAATCCCCCTGTTCTTACTGTGGTGACAATCTATCCTCAGGCTACTCCCGAAGAAGTAGAAGATCAGATTACACGGCCCCTTGAAGAGAGCCTGGGCAGTCTCAGCGGTTTAGATCAGATAAGCTCCTATTCTGGTAATTCTGTCAGCCGGATTGTTCTCGAGTTTAACCTGGGACTGGATATGATCTCCATAGAGAATGATATCCGCTCCCGCCTGGGACAGCTACAGCTGGGTCTGCCGGCAGAAGCGGAAATACCAGTCCTTTATAAATTTGATATGAACGATGAGCCTATTGTGGAACTGGCGATACGAGCGTCTGAAGGCAGGGATCTACAGGAGATCTACAGTCTGTCGAAGAAGGATATAAAAAGTTCCTTTGAGCAGTTGGAAGGTGTGGCTGCTGCCGAGCTGAAGGGAATTCGGGAAGAGTTGGTTGAAGTTTCTGTAATCAGGAACAGGCTGGAAGCCTTTTCTCTGAATCTTACGATCCTGGCCGGGATGATCAGCGGGCAGAATAGAAAGCTTGGCTCTGGAAGTCTGGATGAGGATGGAATTGAATACAGCATACAGGCCGACGGTGAATTCTCTTCTCTGGATGATATCAGAACCACAGTGCTTTCTTCCTCACCCGGAGGCGGTTCCATAAGGGTTCAGAATCTGGCTGCAGTATATAAAACTCTTGAAGATCCTGATGATCTTGTTACACTGGACGGTACTCCCGCCATCCGTATCTCCATCCTTAAACAGAGTGATGCCAATGTGGTGCAGACCACCGATCGGGTGCTGGCTCATGCCCGAGTAGTAAATGAGACTCTTCCTGATGGATTTGAACTTATTGTTGTTAGTGAATCCACAGGTCTGATCCGTCTGGTCATCAGTACTATTATGAGTTCGGGGCTTCTCGGGGGGCTTTTGGCTATGTCGGTTATTCTTTTTTTCCTACATAGAATCAGACCGACAATCATTATCTTTATATCCATTCCTGTTTCTCTCCTGATTGCTGTAGGAGTACTGGGAGTTATGGGTAAGACCCTTAATATCCTGACCATGGGAGGGCTTATTCTCGGTCTGGGAATGATCGTTGATGGCTCCATTGTGGTTCTTGAAAACATCATGGGTTACTTTGAAAAGGGTGTACCCCTGAAGTCAGCTGCCATGCAGGGGGCCAGGGAGATGGCATCTCCAATTACGGGCTCCACATTGACCTCCATCTGTGTGTTTCTTCCTCTTCTTTTTATGGCAGACGACCTGGATATTCTGGGGGTCATGTTCAAGGATATGGCCCTTTCGGTTATCCTGGCTCTTTCAGCATCTCTGGCGGTGTCTCTCTTCCTGGTGCCTGTACTCAGTCTTCTGCTATTGGGAAGAAAAGGAGGAAGAACCGGAAAAGGGAGCTCATTGGGGCATAAAGGATACCTGAGTAGAGGTATTGAGAAATTCCTCACTGTCTTTGAAGGAGCTTATGTTTCATTACTTGGTAAAGCCTTGAAAAACAGGGGACTGGTACTTATAACAGCTCTGGTTTTGCTTCTGTCTTCATTTCTCCTCGTTCCACATCTGGGTTGGAAGTTTCTACCAAATACAGGAGAAGAATCCTTCATAGTGGATGTTGAGTTTCCAATGGGAACTTCCCTTGGGAAGAGTGAAGAGATTCTGCTGGAAATATCCGGGATGATGAAGGAGAAAATACCCTGGCTGAAAGCTGTACTTGTAACAGCAGATACGGGTGGAGGAAGGATTAAAGGTATTCTTCCTCCTCTGGATCAGAGAGCTCTATCTTATGAGGAGATGAAGTCGAATCTCCGCAGTGAATTACAGCGTTGGCCAGAGGGCGATTTTGAGTTTATTTCTACAGATATGGCAACAGAAATTGGGAATTCCGGAAAATTGATTGTTCTTATAAAGGGTGAATCTCTGGATGACATGATAGAAACAGAGGAAAATCTGGCTCATATTTTTGAATCCAGGGATGAGATCCTTGAATTCAGCTCTGACCGGGAAAAACCCCGTCCGGAACTCTCTATCTCTTTTTTCCGGGACAGAGCATTTGAGCTGGGAATCAGTATGGAGCAGGGGGCGGCTGAGGTCAGGGCCGCGCTTACAGGACTCAAGGCTACTGAATTCAGAGAGGATGGTGAAAGCCTGGATGTAGTGGTCAGGCTCAGACCTGAAGACAGAAGCGGCAGGCAGGACCTTCAGCGGGTTTTTTTGATGAACCCCCGGGGTGTGAGGGTCCCTCTCTCTAATATTGCCCGACTGGAAGAGGGTACCATTCCCGGTGGAATAAGGCGGGACAATCAGACTCGGACCTTTAAACTCAGTGCGACTGTTGATCCTCAATACGAAGTAGATGAACTGCAGTCTATCGTTCAGAGTCTAATTGCTTCTCAACTCATTCTTCCTGATGGAGTACAACTTGGATACGGGGGAGAGATGGAAGATGTTGAGACCTATGGGAAATCTCTGATTTATATTTTTGCTCTGGCAGTCCTCCTTGTATTTGCTGTGATGGTTTGTCAATTTGAGTCATTAAAGAGCCCCTTTATAATTATTCTGGTGCTGCCGTTTATGTTTATTGGAATTATTCTCATTTTTCTCCTTATGGGCCTGGCAATTAATATGATCACAATTATTGCTGCTGTCATGCTGGCGGGTATTGTTGTAAATAATGGAATCGTAATGGTGGACTATACAAAACTGCTTAGAGATCGGGGGGCTTGTCTTGAGAATGCCTGTCTTGAGTCCGGCAGAAGCCGCTTACGCCCTGTGTTGATGACTACCCTTACTACTATTCTGGCCATGGTTCCCATAGGATTTTTTCCGGGAGAGGGGGGGGCTATGTTACAACCCCTTGGGATGACTATTGTCGGAGGTCTTGCCATCAGTACGGTGGCAACACTTTTTCTAATTCCCGTGCTTTATTCTCTTTTTCATCGAAGGGAGGAGAAGGCTGTTGAAAAAAGTGTTGTATAA
- a CDS encoding SDR family oxidoreductase has protein sequence MFWNNKICWITGASSGIGEALARNLYDRGARVILSARSVDKLDSICSDWKDKDRFLILPLNMGDHEKLPAAAAEARKKWGRIDALINNAGVSQRSLAAETDFSVMKQIMDINYLGSAGLTRAVLPFMIEQKSGIIAPVSSVAGKFSTPLRTSYSASKMALQGFYDGLRAEVYDQGIQINLIIPGFVKTNISLNAMNATGGKHGEMDPNQASGISPEDAAEIILKGMEKNKLEIYMGIAPKVKLALFLSRNIPSLLAKMLRKAEVK, from the coding sequence ATGTTTTGGAATAATAAAATTTGCTGGATTACAGGGGCATCTTCGGGAATCGGAGAAGCTCTGGCACGGAACCTGTATGACCGGGGAGCCAGAGTCATACTCTCAGCCCGGTCAGTTGATAAACTGGATTCGATCTGTTCCGATTGGAAGGATAAAGATCGGTTTCTCATTCTCCCCCTGAATATGGGTGACCATGAAAAGCTTCCTGCAGCTGCAGCTGAAGCCCGAAAAAAATGGGGCCGGATAGATGCTCTTATAAATAATGCGGGAGTCAGCCAGCGAAGCCTTGCTGCTGAAACCGATTTTTCTGTGATGAAACAGATCATGGACATAAACTATCTCGGCTCCGCAGGTCTGACGAGAGCAGTTTTACCATTTATGATAGAACAGAAAAGCGGGATTATCGCCCCCGTAAGTTCTGTAGCCGGAAAATTTTCCACACCCCTGCGTACATCTTACAGTGCGTCAAAAATGGCACTTCAGGGTTTCTATGACGGATTGAGAGCGGAAGTTTATGATCAGGGTATACAGATCAACCTCATCATCCCCGGATTTGTAAAAACAAATATCTCTCTGAACGCAATGAATGCAACAGGGGGTAAACATGGAGAGATGGACCCCAACCAGGCCTCCGGGATATCTCCCGAGGATGCTGCCGAAATCATTTTGAAAGGAATGGAAAAGAATAAACTGGAGATCTATATGGGAATTGCACCCAAGGTGAAACTGGCTCTTTTCCTCAGTCGCAATATACCTTCTCTCCTGGCAAAGATGCTCAGGAAGGCCGAAGTTAAATAA
- a CDS encoding class I SAM-dependent methyltransferase, giving the protein MKQEILDKLLSILKTSQKDLRNHFTSAGTDCYRIFNRGYSNLPLLIDRYGVYIHITVLDGPEEFELTEDEIKKIAGALYCPVDRMIIKTRQSLSDHEQYSALDGKQEKIIANENGLKFHVNLRDYIDTGLFMDHRKTREMVRDDCFGLSVLNLFSYTGSFSIYAASGGASRITSVDLSSTYLDQAKENFRLNDFLPGAFEFVQSDVFKFLEEAAAKKEKWDLIVLDPPTFSNSRKMERTLKIQKDYLELILSCFKVLKGGGRLLFSNNLSDFRFHKKDFPSGIKIEDITKLTTDIDFKNKPAHKCWELTGILQGKTGHEPRRRSGPSRFNSSNKGPDRGRDSKSKY; this is encoded by the coding sequence ATGAAACAGGAAATCCTGGATAAACTGTTATCCATACTTAAAACAAGTCAGAAAGATCTGAGAAATCATTTCACTTCCGCTGGTACTGACTGTTATAGAATATTCAATAGAGGCTACAGCAACCTTCCCCTTCTGATAGACAGATACGGAGTATATATTCATATAACTGTTCTCGATGGTCCCGAAGAATTTGAACTGACAGAAGATGAAATTAAGAAAATAGCCGGCGCTCTCTACTGCCCTGTTGATAGAATGATTATCAAAACCAGACAATCTCTGAGCGATCACGAACAGTACAGTGCTCTTGATGGCAAACAGGAAAAAATCATTGCCAATGAAAATGGACTGAAGTTTCATGTAAACCTGAGAGATTATATCGATACAGGGCTTTTTATGGATCATAGAAAGACAAGAGAGATGGTCAGAGATGACTGCTTTGGTCTCTCTGTTCTGAATCTCTTCAGTTATACAGGTTCTTTCTCCATATACGCCGCATCCGGCGGAGCATCCAGAATTACATCAGTGGACCTGTCGAGCACCTACCTTGATCAGGCAAAGGAAAATTTCAGACTCAATGATTTTCTACCGGGAGCATTTGAATTCGTTCAGTCGGATGTTTTCAAATTCCTGGAGGAAGCTGCTGCGAAAAAGGAAAAGTGGGACCTGATTGTTCTGGATCCTCCAACCTTTTCCAACAGCAGAAAGATGGAACGGACCCTTAAAATTCAGAAAGATTATCTGGAATTGATTCTTAGCTGTTTCAAGGTTCTCAAGGGGGGTGGACGCCTGCTCTTTTCAAACAACCTCTCGGACTTCCGTTTTCATAAAAAAGATTTTCCCTCGGGAATTAAAATTGAAGATATCACCAAGCTGACCACAGATATCGATTTCAAGAACAAACCGGCTCACAAATGCTGGGAACTGACTGGAATTCTTCAGGGGAAAACCGGGCATGAACCACGCAGAAGATCCGGTCCCAGCAGATTCAACTCTTCAAACAAGGGTCCCGACAGAGGACGTGATTCTAAATCGAAGTACTGA